The Nitrospiraceae bacterium genome contains a region encoding:
- a CDS encoding tryptophan 7-halogenase translates to MMEKKIDQSDVVVIGGGPAGSTAASLLAEKGWNVEIWEKDSHPKFHIGESLLPHTLPILERLGVLEDIEKIGLRKYGAELLSPYHQHNVTLYFKEALDKTHPYAFQVRRAQFDEILFNNCKKKGAVVREGLEVKDVRFSTNNQVTLVAMDRQGVKVTKTTRFLVDASGRQTFLGTQLGLKQRSVTHNSAALFSHFTGVVRHKGKDEGNISICWFNQGWFWIIPFRDGITSVGVVCWPSYLKQRKGSAEEFFWDAVHRCPPMAERMSQAKSVMPIMATGNYSYQCSSMLGANYILLGDAFAFVDPVFSSGVHLALNSAIRGVEVVEATLREMPELAEKQQEFVASVKRGIATYSWFIHRFTQPAFRALFMAPKNYFRMKEAVLSVLAGDVFDKTPVTIPILLFKVVYYVTSFLDLPGNWAQVRLRKGNARDGQPWTELMSRGTSQ, encoded by the coding sequence ATGATGGAAAAAAAAATTGACCAAAGTGATGTGGTGGTTATTGGTGGGGGACCGGCGGGCTCTACGGCCGCTAGCCTTTTAGCTGAAAAAGGATGGAATGTTGAGATATGGGAAAAGGACTCACATCCCAAATTTCATATCGGGGAATCTTTGTTACCCCATACCCTCCCTATTTTAGAGCGGTTGGGGGTGCTGGAGGATATTGAAAAAATTGGGCTTCGAAAGTATGGGGCCGAACTCCTCTCCCCGTACCACCAACATAACGTTACTCTCTACTTCAAGGAAGCTCTTGATAAAACGCATCCCTATGCTTTTCAGGTCCGTCGGGCGCAATTTGATGAAATTTTATTTAACAATTGCAAGAAAAAAGGTGCCGTTGTAAGAGAAGGGCTAGAGGTGAAGGATGTTCGGTTTTCAACGAACAATCAGGTCACTCTTGTGGCTATGGATAGACAAGGGGTTAAAGTCACCAAAACGACCAGATTTCTCGTGGATGCGTCTGGCCGCCAGACGTTTCTTGGCACTCAATTGGGCCTGAAGCAGCGGAGTGTCACCCATAATAGTGCCGCCCTGTTTTCCCATTTTACGGGTGTGGTCCGGCATAAAGGGAAGGATGAAGGAAATATCTCCATTTGCTGGTTTAATCAAGGGTGGTTTTGGATTATTCCTTTTCGGGATGGAATTACCAGCGTAGGTGTGGTGTGCTGGCCCTCCTACCTCAAACAACGAAAGGGCAGTGCGGAGGAGTTTTTCTGGGATGCCGTCCATAGATGTCCTCCCATGGCTGAGCGCATGAGCCAAGCGAAATCGGTTATGCCAATCATGGCGACAGGTAACTACTCCTATCAATGTTCATCAATGCTTGGTGCCAACTACATTCTGCTTGGGGATGCCTTCGCATTTGTCGATCCGGTGTTCTCCAGTGGGGTGCACCTGGCCTTAAACAGTGCTATTCGGGGAGTGGAGGTGGTGGAGGCGACCCTTCGGGAAATGCCAGAACTTGCGGAGAAACAACAGGAATTTGTAGCCAGTGTCAAAAGGGGAATTGCGACGTATTCCTGGTTTATCCACCGGTTTACCCAACCTGCATTCCGGGCCCTGTTTATGGCCCCGAAGAATTATTTTCGGATGAAAGAGGCGGTGTTGTCCGTGCTGGCTGGCGATGTGTTCGATAAAACCCCTGTCACCATTCCCATCCTGCTTTTCAAGGTCGTGTATTACGTCACGTCATTTCTCGATCTCCCAGGAAACTGGGCGCAAGTCCGGTTGAGAAAGGGAAATGCCCGAGATGGTCAACCGTGGACAGAATTAATGAGTCGTGGTACAAGCCAATAA
- a CDS encoding glycosyltransferase family 2 protein, whose protein sequence is MDHSVLPPHNSPPCHTDDNPRPIEYPVLVIPAFNEETTIRTVVENALLVIAQVIVVDDGSTDLTVYSLKGLPVTLLRQPQNSGKAASLWVGFQHALRQGATAILTLDGDGQHNPSDIPRLLTAALKSPEAIIIGARKRPWRIETWHRTLANRIADFWISWAAGYPIADSQSGFRVYPASLLQKVNLEVGKSHSFVFESEILIAGADLGHQSIPVPIESEPRPLPRPSYFRPVVDIVRITKMVGRKLLLEGLAPQKLAAALTKRSFPAKSYR, encoded by the coding sequence ATGGATCATTCCGTGTTACCACCACACAACTCTCCTCCTTGCCATACGGACGACAACCCCCGACCTATTGAGTACCCGGTACTGGTCATCCCCGCGTTTAATGAGGAGACCACCATCCGAACTGTTGTCGAGAATGCGTTGTTGGTCATCGCCCAGGTGATCGTGGTTGATGATGGGTCAACGGACCTGACGGTCTACAGTCTGAAAGGATTGCCTGTCACGCTTCTGCGGCAACCACAGAACTCGGGAAAAGCGGCAAGTTTATGGGTGGGATTCCAGCATGCGTTGAGGCAAGGCGCCACGGCCATTCTTACCTTGGATGGAGACGGCCAACATAACCCATCAGACATTCCACGCCTTTTGACGGCAGCTCTCAAGTCTCCAGAGGCGATCATCATTGGCGCCAGGAAACGACCATGGCGTATTGAAACCTGGCATAGAACCCTAGCGAACCGAATAGCCGACTTTTGGATTTCTTGGGCAGCCGGCTATCCCATTGCAGATAGTCAATCAGGATTTCGGGTCTACCCAGCTTCTCTTCTGCAGAAAGTGAATCTTGAGGTTGGGAAATCACACAGCTTCGTGTTTGAAAGTGAAATCTTGATTGCCGGCGCTGATCTAGGACATCAGAGTATTCCTGTTCCCATTGAATCAGAACCTCGTCCACTTCCCCGGCCAAGTTATTTCCGTCCGGTGGTCGATATCGTTCGAATTACAAAAATGGTGGGAAGAAAACTATTATTGGAGGGTCTAGCACCACAGAAACTCGCTGCGGCCTTGACCAAACGGTCATTTCCTGCCAAGTCTTATCGTTAG
- the fabG gene encoding 3-oxoacyl-ACP reductase FabG, with protein MKKRALVTGGNSPIGSAICEELASADIHTIVHGHSHPDSSGLVVEHIRSQGGSAESISFNLMDAIETEQAVLTLLKPGPIQILVHNAGIFEDGPMAGMSHQQWDRVVDVTLNGFFYVTQPLLLPMLRTRWGRIVTISSLSGMIGHRGQTNYAAAKAGLHGASKSLAIEVASRGVTVNVVAPGLIDSPATHRVFTQEHISSLVPMKRVGDPKDVAALVGFLASDKAGYISGQVIGINGGMA; from the coding sequence ATGAAAAAACGGGCCTTGGTTACCGGGGGTAATAGCCCGATCGGCTCTGCCATCTGCGAGGAATTGGCTTCCGCCGACATTCATACCATCGTTCATGGTCACTCACACCCCGACTCCTCCGGTCTTGTCGTTGAACACATTCGGTCACAGGGAGGGTCAGCCGAATCCATATCCTTTAATCTGATGGATGCCATAGAAACGGAACAAGCCGTTCTCACGCTCCTAAAACCCGGCCCCATTCAAATACTGGTCCATAACGCTGGGATTTTTGAGGACGGCCCGATGGCCGGGATGAGCCATCAACAATGGGACCGAGTGGTAGACGTCACACTCAACGGTTTTTTCTACGTCACCCAACCGCTCCTCCTTCCCATGCTGAGGACACGCTGGGGACGAATCGTCACAATTTCCTCTCTCTCAGGTATGATCGGACATCGTGGCCAGACCAATTATGCCGCGGCAAAGGCTGGCCTCCATGGGGCCAGCAAATCATTGGCCATCGAGGTGGCCTCACGTGGAGTGACGGTCAACGTGGTCGCCCCGGGATTAATTGATTCACCGGCCACTCACCGGGTCTTCACGCAGGAACACATATCAAGTCTGGTCCCCATGAAACGGGTTGGAGATCCGAAGGATGTCGCCGCCCTGGTCGGATTCTTAGCCTCAGACAAGGCGGGGTACATTTCCGGACAAGTGATTGGCATCAACGGGGGCATGGCTTAA
- a CDS encoding 3-hydroxylacyl-ACP dehydratase, producing the protein MSLLSVVENWDTRSITCSANSHRDPQNPLRRSGQLDSLCGLEYAAQAMAIHFGLTSIPEIERGPIGFLGGIRDLNVTTDRLDLYEDNLTIVATLLFPQEVSFLYAFSVNVENSLILKGRASIFIKGGHHS; encoded by the coding sequence ATGAGTCTTCTTTCGGTTGTAGAAAATTGGGATACTCGTTCCATTACCTGTTCCGCGAATTCTCATCGAGACCCCCAAAATCCTCTGAGAAGATCGGGGCAATTGGATAGTCTTTGCGGGTTGGAATATGCGGCTCAGGCCATGGCTATCCATTTCGGCCTCACCTCTATCCCAGAAATAGAACGTGGCCCAATAGGGTTTTTAGGAGGCATTCGTGACTTGAATGTGACCACAGATCGCCTGGATCTCTACGAGGATAACCTCACCATTGTGGCGACCCTTCTTTTTCCACAGGAAGTCAGTTTTCTCTATGCATTTTCTGTCAATGTGGAGAATAGTCTCATCCTCAAGGGACGGGCGTCTATTTTCATCAAAGGCGGGCACCATTCATGA
- a CDS encoding beta-ketoacyl synthase chain length factor, giving the protein MMKAFIHGIGVLGPGLIDWPSSIPILRGEHPFDPTQLPHPSPAFLPPNERRRSSEVVKWSLEAAFQAVQASQVDPKLLPVVFASSGGETGILHNICLSLTNSPPVVSPTLFHQSVHNAAAGYWSIAWGSQKSATSLSCYDASFVGGLLEAMTCLTIGWEDRVLLVSYDIAAPLPLYEARPLTGSFAVGMVLGRQPIGSHSTALEIVPPSASTETSSSMDNKELESLRVGNPAGRSLPLLQAIAKGGSTTVVLNFLDPLRVRVDVHPCPR; this is encoded by the coding sequence ATGATGAAAGCCTTCATTCATGGCATCGGAGTTCTTGGACCAGGGCTAATCGATTGGCCATCTTCTATTCCCATACTCCGAGGGGAACATCCCTTTGACCCTACTCAGCTCCCTCATCCTTCTCCCGCATTTCTCCCCCCAAATGAACGTCGACGTAGCAGCGAGGTTGTCAAATGGTCATTAGAAGCGGCCTTCCAGGCAGTACAAGCCTCCCAGGTCGACCCCAAACTTCTACCAGTGGTCTTCGCCTCATCAGGTGGGGAGACCGGAATTTTACATAACATTTGTCTCTCCCTCACGAATTCTCCTCCCGTGGTATCTCCCACGCTCTTCCATCAATCCGTTCATAATGCGGCAGCCGGATATTGGAGCATCGCTTGGGGTTCTCAAAAATCCGCCACGAGCCTTTCCTGTTATGATGCCTCATTTGTCGGAGGCTTGTTAGAAGCCATGACTTGCCTTACTATCGGATGGGAGGATCGCGTATTATTGGTATCCTATGACATTGCAGCTCCCCTTCCCCTGTATGAGGCCAGGCCTTTGACCGGTTCGTTTGCGGTGGGAATGGTTCTAGGTAGGCAACCGATCGGTTCTCACAGCACGGCATTAGAAATCGTTCCTCCTTCAGCATCAACTGAGACTTCCTCTTCCATGGATAACAAGGAGTTGGAATCTCTCAGAGTCGGAAATCCTGCAGGGCGATCTCTTCCGCTCCTGCAGGCCATCGCCAAAGGAGGGTCAACGACAGTGGTGTTGAATTTTCTCGATCCCCTTCGTGTAAGAGTGGATGTTCATCCGTGCCCTCGCTAA
- a CDS encoding beta-ketoacyl-[acyl-carrier-protein] synthase family protein produces MVPLTISHSTAVTAVGHGRLAHLTALQERRSGLTPCVFEGASLETYMGEVQGLEHVTLPSAFSQFDCRNNRLALLGLQQDGFEKAVGEVRSRYGPHRIGVFIGTSTSGILETEHAYQQRDPVTGRLPQAFLPRYRYTQNTFSVADFVRTYLQLTGLALVISTACSSSAKVFASAARAMAAGLCDAAVVGGVDSLCLTTLYGFSALQLTSPQPCRPCDQERDGLTIGEAAAFALLEEPSYTTVSGETGLLGFGESCDAYHMSHPHPSGQGAIQAMQMALAHSRVSTRQIDYIHLHGTATPANDRTEDQAISTLFGGNIPCSSTKGWTGHTLGAAGAVEVFLGSLFLENQFLPGTLNTTQLDQAFQCPILLENTQTPIKRILSNFFGFGGNNCSLVLGHL; encoded by the coding sequence ATGGTCCCCCTAACCATATCCCACAGTACAGCTGTCACGGCCGTAGGGCACGGACGCCTGGCGCATCTGACGGCTCTTCAAGAGAGACGGTCCGGGTTAACTCCCTGCGTGTTTGAAGGGGCTTCGTTGGAAACCTATATGGGGGAAGTCCAAGGATTAGAACACGTAACCCTCCCTTCCGCGTTCTCTCAATTTGATTGCCGCAACAACAGGCTCGCGCTATTAGGCTTGCAACAGGATGGGTTTGAAAAGGCAGTTGGAGAAGTCCGAAGTCGTTATGGCCCTCATAGAATCGGGGTGTTTATTGGTACAAGCACGTCGGGCATTCTTGAAACCGAGCATGCGTACCAACAACGCGATCCGGTCACGGGACGACTCCCGCAGGCATTCCTGCCGCGTTACCGATATACGCAGAATACCTTTTCCGTTGCGGATTTCGTCAGGACCTACCTTCAACTCACAGGACTCGCCCTGGTTATTTCCACCGCGTGCTCCTCAAGTGCCAAAGTCTTCGCCAGCGCCGCTCGTGCCATGGCGGCCGGGTTGTGCGATGCCGCCGTCGTAGGAGGGGTGGACAGTCTCTGTCTCACGACCTTGTACGGGTTTTCTGCCTTGCAACTGACCTCTCCCCAACCGTGTCGGCCCTGCGATCAAGAACGCGATGGCCTCACGATCGGCGAAGCAGCGGCTTTTGCCTTGCTGGAAGAGCCATCCTATACCACAGTTTCCGGTGAAACAGGTCTCCTTGGTTTTGGAGAAAGCTGTGATGCCTATCACATGTCTCATCCCCACCCTTCGGGACAAGGTGCGATTCAGGCCATGCAAATGGCTCTTGCACACAGCCGAGTATCAACAAGGCAGATCGACTATATTCATCTTCACGGCACAGCCACTCCTGCAAATGATCGTACCGAGGATCAGGCTATTTCTACTCTGTTCGGGGGAAACATTCCGTGTAGTTCTACCAAGGGATGGACCGGCCATACTCTCGGTGCAGCCGGGGCGGTTGAAGTGTTTCTTGGGTCATTATTCCTCGAAAATCAGTTTCTACCTGGGACCCTGAACACGACTCAACTTGATCAAGCCTTTCAGTGTCCTATCCTCCTTGAAAATACTCAAACCCCCATTAAACGGATTTTGAGCAACTTTTTTGGGTTCGGCGGGAACAATTGCTCACTGGTCCTAGGACACCTATGA
- a CDS encoding tryptophan 7-halogenase — protein sequence MHPTLFDVAIIGGGLAGNFLARQLQQTLPHLTIAIFEKKLDTSFKVGESTVEVASNYMVRRLGLSDYLTQQQLPKNGLRFFFDQPTLDTPFTEMSELGGVAFPHYPSFQLDRSRFEADLFEMNQNNGVSIHRGYKVTRIECGIEPGNRMRHRFLVEKNSQVEEIQCRWIIDASGRRSLLAHHHRLRVAGPTHPLSAVWGRCTGMADLDAWGPETFRDRIHHSPRHLSTNHFCYPGYWMWIIPLGRGVTSIGVVGERSMIWRDRIQTMSGFLAFLQQHQALWALLASAQWLDVGSYQQLGYNTRQYFSEDGWGLTGEAASFTDPFYSPGSDFIALENDFLTLLIQHDAQGRSPQSLKGLAQTLNQYMHFRYEANMGLYQDQYSLLGSYELLKLKWQLDFPLYYHLWFSQYLQDHHLNEDFLQEQIQGKTQVLNALRNFSCLFRSVEETLRSGKDYYRHNSGHFTDALEGVDWVKEVGTPQAPKQTLTRLNQIFNRTYHRSLELMGRTSSPRSLSHFVTADAFV from the coding sequence ATGCACCCGACCTTGTTTGATGTTGCCATCATCGGCGGGGGGTTAGCTGGAAACTTTCTGGCGCGACAACTCCAACAAACCCTTCCCCACCTCACCATCGCAATATTCGAGAAAAAGCTCGATACTTCTTTCAAAGTCGGAGAATCAACCGTAGAGGTTGCTAGCAATTATATGGTTCGACGGCTGGGCCTTTCCGATTATCTCACTCAGCAGCAACTTCCCAAGAACGGGTTACGGTTCTTTTTTGACCAACCCACACTCGATACGCCTTTCACCGAGATGAGTGAACTGGGAGGAGTCGCATTTCCCCATTATCCTAGCTTTCAACTTGACCGTTCCCGTTTTGAAGCCGATCTTTTCGAGATGAACCAAAACAATGGGGTATCGATTCACCGAGGCTACAAGGTCACCCGAATAGAATGTGGAATCGAGCCCGGGAACCGCATGCGGCACCGATTTCTTGTGGAAAAAAATTCCCAAGTGGAGGAAATACAGTGCCGTTGGATCATTGATGCCAGTGGCCGACGCTCTCTACTTGCTCACCACCACCGCTTACGAGTCGCGGGCCCCACGCATCCTTTATCGGCCGTGTGGGGAAGGTGTACCGGCATGGCTGATTTGGATGCCTGGGGACCCGAAACGTTCAGGGATCGCATCCATCATTCGCCCCGCCATCTTTCCACCAATCATTTTTGTTATCCCGGGTATTGGATGTGGATTATTCCACTAGGCCGGGGAGTGACCAGCATCGGCGTCGTGGGAGAACGATCCATGATCTGGCGAGATCGAATCCAGACTATGTCAGGGTTTCTGGCCTTCCTTCAACAACACCAAGCCCTTTGGGCCTTATTGGCATCGGCCCAGTGGCTGGACGTCGGAAGTTATCAGCAACTCGGGTACAACACCCGCCAGTATTTCAGTGAGGATGGGTGGGGCCTCACCGGAGAAGCCGCCTCGTTTACGGATCCGTTTTATAGTCCCGGGTCCGATTTTATCGCACTAGAGAACGATTTTTTAACCCTCCTCATTCAACATGACGCACAAGGGCGTTCTCCTCAATCACTCAAAGGCCTAGCTCAGACTCTGAACCAGTACATGCATTTTCGGTATGAAGCCAATATGGGCTTATATCAAGATCAATATTCCTTACTGGGCAGTTATGAGCTTCTCAAACTCAAATGGCAACTGGACTTTCCCCTCTATTATCACCTGTGGTTTTCCCAGTATCTGCAAGACCACCATTTAAACGAAGATTTCCTTCAAGAGCAAATTCAGGGGAAAACCCAGGTCTTGAACGCCCTACGGAACTTTTCATGTTTGTTCAGGTCTGTGGAAGAAACCTTGCGGAGTGGGAAGGATTATTATCGACACAATAGCGGGCATTTCACCGATGCCTTGGAAGGAGTGGATTGGGTCAAAGAGGTGGGAACGCCCCAAGCACCCAAGCAAACCCTGACTCGACTGAATCAGATTTTCAACAGGACGTACCACCGATCCCTTGAACTGATGGGGCGTACATCCTCCCCGCGTTCTCTTTCCCATTTTGTCACGGCCGACGCCTTCGTTTAA